In the Phaeobacter gallaeciensis genome, one interval contains:
- a CDS encoding phosphatidylglycerophosphatase A produces MNIATAIGTVLGVGYLRPAPGTWGSLVALPLAYGLHLVGGFPLLAAMTLICTAAGLWAAAEMTRGKEDLDPSEFVMDELAGQFLALWAISYPSWAHGIDITALWPGWVTAFVLFRLFDILKPGPVGWADRKKGAVGVMMDDVIAGIFAAIGVALLAGLSHGVLGL; encoded by the coding sequence ATGAATATCGCAACAGCAATCGGAACCGTTCTGGGCGTCGGTTATCTGCGCCCGGCCCCCGGCACCTGGGGATCCTTGGTGGCGCTACCGCTGGCCTATGGCTTGCATCTGGTCGGCGGCTTTCCCCTGCTTGCTGCGATGACCCTCATCTGCACCGCCGCGGGTCTCTGGGCTGCAGCCGAGATGACGCGCGGCAAGGAAGACCTCGACCCGTCTGAATTCGTTATGGATGAACTGGCCGGTCAGTTCCTGGCGCTCTGGGCGATTTCCTATCCATCCTGGGCGCATGGCATCGACATCACCGCCCTATGGCCGGGCTGGGTCACGGCCTTTGTGCTGTTCCGCCTGTTCGATATCCTGAAACCCGGCCCCGTCGGCTGGGCCGACCGCAAGAAAGGCGCGGTCGGGGTGATGATGGACGATGTGATCGCTGGGATCTTTGCCGCCATTGGCGTTGCCTTGCTGGCTGGCCTGTCGCATGGGGTGCTGGGGCTGTGA
- the trkA gene encoding Trk system potassium transporter TrkA codes for MKVIICGAGQVGWQIARHLSGEHNDVTVVDNNPDLVRRATDTLDVQGIAGFASYPDVLERAGARDADMIIAATHSDEVNMVTCQVAHSVFSIQRKIARLRARSYLNAIYSDLYRRDHLPIDVVISPEREVAAAAIQRLLAPAAFDTETFMGGKAQLLGIQIDEDCPVVNTPLRQLTDLFSTLRAIVVGVRRDGSLFAPEPGDQLFVGDSAYVFCHTDDVSRTIEVFGKKEKRQDRVVIVGGGNVGLEVAKALENRTGRIRAKIIEKSRKCAERAAETLERTIVLNGDGLDRSLMIEGGIDRADAMLAVTDDDKTNMLAAVRAKSEGCPFVVALINDPTLLPLMAPLGIDAFINPRSTTVSSILQHIRYGRVRQVYSIGDAEAEVIEAEVLGTSPMAGQAVRDIPFPEGVLIGAVRKGGEVLRPSGEMRIEEGDVIAIFAMAADVPEVERLMQVSIDYF; via the coding sequence ATGAAGGTTATCATCTGTGGCGCCGGCCAGGTTGGCTGGCAGATCGCGCGGCACCTGTCCGGCGAGCACAACGATGTGACAGTTGTCGACAACAACCCGGATCTGGTGCGCCGCGCGACAGATACGCTGGATGTTCAGGGGATTGCGGGCTTTGCCTCATACCCGGATGTTCTGGAGCGGGCAGGGGCGCGGGATGCGGATATGATCATCGCCGCAACCCACTCGGATGAGGTCAACATGGTGACCTGTCAGGTTGCCCATTCGGTATTCTCGATCCAGCGCAAGATTGCCCGGCTGCGGGCGCGCAGCTACCTCAATGCGATCTATTCCGACCTGTACCGGCGGGACCATCTGCCCATCGATGTGGTGATCAGCCCCGAACGCGAGGTCGCCGCCGCCGCCATTCAGCGGCTTCTGGCACCGGCCGCGTTTGACACGGAAACCTTTATGGGCGGCAAGGCGCAGCTCCTCGGCATTCAGATCGACGAGGATTGCCCGGTGGTCAACACGCCGCTGCGGCAGCTGACGGATCTGTTTTCCACCCTGCGGGCTATCGTTGTGGGTGTGCGGCGTGATGGCAGCCTGTTTGCACCGGAACCGGGCGATCAGCTGTTCGTCGGCGACAGCGCCTATGTGTTTTGCCACACGGACGACGTGAGCAGAACCATCGAAGTCTTTGGCAAGAAAGAAAAACGCCAGGATCGGGTGGTGATCGTGGGCGGCGGTAATGTGGGCCTTGAAGTGGCAAAGGCGCTTGAGAACCGTACCGGACGGATCCGCGCTAAGATCATTGAGAAAAGCCGCAAATGCGCCGAGCGGGCGGCCGAAACACTCGAGAGGACCATCGTTCTGAACGGTGACGGGCTGGACCGGTCTCTGATGATTGAAGGCGGTATTGATCGCGCCGATGCCATGCTTGCTGTCACCGACGATGATAAGACCAACATGCTGGCGGCCGTGCGCGCCAAATCCGAAGGCTGCCCTTTCGTGGTGGCCCTGATCAATGATCCGACCTTGCTGCCGCTGATGGCGCCCCTCGGGATCGACGCCTTTATCAACCCGCGCTCCACCACGGTGAGTTCGATCCTGCAGCACATCCGCTATGGCCGCGTTCGACAGGTCTATTCCATTGGCGATGCCGAAGCCGAGGTGATCGAGGCTGAGGTTCTGGGAACCTCTCCGATGGCGGGGCAAGCAGTCCGCGATATTCCTTTCCCCGAAGGCGTGCTGATCGGCGCCGTGCGCAAGGGAGGCGAGGTCCTGCGTCCCAGCGGCGAAATGCGCATCGAAGAGGGTGATGTCATCGCGATCTTTGCGATGGCCGCCGATGTGCCAGAGGTCGAGCGCCTGATGCAGGTTTCGATCGACTACTTCTAG
- a CDS encoding bifunctional 2-C-methyl-D-erythritol 4-phosphate cytidylyltransferase/2-C-methyl-D-erythritol 2,4-cyclodiphosphate synthase, which yields MTTAVLIVAAGRGTRAGGGLPKQWRPLKGRRVIDWTLAAFRQAGIEKIVLVLSPDDSEAWAEFQGQPGIVLAPGGDTRSRSVLNGLEAIEAQNITRVLIHDAARPCIAPDLIHAVEDALAAGSAAAPALAVTDALWTGHEGKVTGTRDRDGLFAAQTPQGFRYAEILAAHRAHPGEAADDVAVARAAGLDVAIVPGNPDNIKITGPADFARAEVILDRADNDRSEEDRMDIRLGNGYDVHRFGAGNHVVLCGVKIPHDKGLQGHSDADVGMHAVTDAIYGALAEGDIGRHFPPSDPQWKGAASDIFLRHAVELARNKGFQISNVDCTLVCEYPKITPHSAKMQAQMASILGIDADRVSVKATTSERLGFTGRSEGIAALATAALVKS from the coding sequence TTGACCACTGCCGTACTTATCGTTGCCGCCGGTCGCGGAACCCGCGCTGGCGGCGGTCTTCCCAAGCAATGGCGCCCCCTGAAAGGGCGCCGCGTTATCGACTGGACCCTTGCCGCTTTTCGGCAGGCGGGGATCGAGAAGATCGTGCTGGTCCTTTCGCCCGACGACAGCGAAGCATGGGCCGAATTTCAGGGGCAGCCGGGGATTGTTCTAGCCCCAGGGGGCGATACGCGCTCCCGCTCCGTTCTGAACGGGCTGGAGGCGATCGAAGCGCAGAACATCACCCGGGTGCTGATCCACGACGCTGCCCGGCCCTGCATCGCCCCGGATTTGATTCATGCGGTAGAGGACGCGCTTGCCGCGGGGTCGGCAGCGGCTCCGGCGCTGGCGGTCACCGATGCGCTGTGGACCGGGCACGAAGGCAAAGTCACCGGCACCCGCGACCGCGACGGGCTGTTTGCCGCGCAGACACCGCAGGGCTTTCGCTATGCCGAGATCCTTGCCGCGCATCGCGCCCATCCGGGCGAGGCAGCAGACGATGTGGCCGTGGCCCGCGCTGCCGGACTTGACGTTGCCATCGTTCCGGGAAATCCAGACAATATCAAAATCACCGGCCCTGCGGATTTTGCCCGGGCCGAGGTGATCTTGGATAGAGCAGATAACGACAGGTCAGAAGAGGACAGGATGGATATCAGGCTGGGAAATGGCTACGACGTTCACAGATTTGGTGCGGGCAACCATGTTGTACTCTGCGGCGTAAAAATACCCCACGACAAGGGTTTGCAAGGCCATTCTGATGCCGACGTCGGCATGCATGCGGTCACTGACGCGATCTATGGCGCGCTGGCCGAAGGCGATATCGGCCGCCACTTCCCGCCCTCCGATCCACAGTGGAAAGGCGCGGCGAGCGACATCTTCCTGCGTCACGCCGTCGAGCTGGCGCGCAACAAAGGCTTCCAGATTTCCAACGTCGACTGCACGCTGGTTTGTGAATACCCCAAGATCACCCCGCATTCCGCAAAGATGCAGGCACAAATGGCATCGATCCTTGGCATTGATGCAGATCGGGTCTCGGTCAAGGCGACAACATCCGAACGGCTCGGCTTTACCGGGCGCAGCGAAGGGATCGCGGCGCTGGCAACCGCGGCATTGGTGAAATCATGA
- a CDS encoding response regulator, which yields MDGTVLVADDDRTIRTVLTQALTRAGCKVHATSSLTTLMRWVAEGKGDVVISDVMMPDGNGLEMLPKIAEDRPGLPVIVISAQNTIMTAIKAAEADAYDYLPKPFDLPELMKRTAKALSEKRTTATTARSEEEGDRPEELPLVGRTEVMQGLYRLIARVMNTDMPLLVTGESGTGKSLIARAIHDFSDRRTLPYVTATAAELIELEGPARLLSQVKGGTLLIDELLDLPDEAQARLVRMMDATSDHSPRFMATSQKDLAPAMEAGELRADLYYRLCGTELHVPALRERVEDIALLAEHFLIRAENEGAPHRTLSEEGRELLRHFAWPGNVRQLENVVRRLALTARSEEIGKSDVAAALGPQTGAEPMVSGAVNEKLSESVARHLQRYFDLHGDMLPPPGLYGRLLREVETPLIEIALAATGGNQAKCAELLGINRNTLRKKITDLDIEVTRRRKLM from the coding sequence ATGGATGGCACCGTTCTGGTCGCAGATGACGACCGCACCATTCGCACGGTTCTGACACAAGCGCTGACGCGGGCCGGATGCAAGGTTCATGCGACCTCATCCCTGACCACGCTGATGCGCTGGGTGGCCGAGGGTAAGGGTGATGTGGTGATTTCCGACGTGATGATGCCGGACGGAAACGGGTTGGAAATGCTGCCCAAGATTGCCGAGGACCGTCCCGGACTGCCGGTGATCGTCATTTCGGCCCAAAACACCATCATGACCGCGATCAAGGCGGCCGAGGCGGATGCCTATGACTACTTGCCGAAACCCTTTGACCTGCCGGAGCTGATGAAGCGCACGGCCAAGGCGTTGTCGGAAAAACGGACCACCGCGACCACGGCTCGTTCAGAAGAAGAAGGCGACCGCCCCGAGGAACTGCCTCTCGTTGGTCGCACCGAGGTGATGCAGGGGTTGTACCGCCTGATTGCGCGGGTGATGAACACCGATATGCCCCTATTGGTGACGGGCGAAAGTGGTACGGGCAAGTCCTTGATTGCGCGGGCAATTCATGATTTTTCCGACCGCCGGACCTTGCCCTATGTGACCGCCACCGCGGCCGAGCTGATCGAGCTGGAAGGCCCGGCGCGGCTGCTGTCGCAGGTCAAGGGCGGCACGCTGTTGATAGACGAATTGCTCGACCTGCCGGATGAGGCGCAGGCCCGTCTGGTACGGATGATGGATGCGACCAGCGATCACTCGCCGCGTTTCATGGCGACGAGCCAGAAAGACCTGGCTCCGGCGATGGAGGCCGGGGAGCTGCGCGCCGATCTGTATTACCGGCTCTGCGGGACGGAATTGCACGTGCCCGCGCTACGCGAACGGGTCGAGGATATCGCGCTCCTGGCCGAGCACTTTCTGATCCGGGCAGAGAACGAAGGCGCGCCGCACCGTACGCTGAGCGAGGAAGGACGCGAGCTGTTGCGCCATTTCGCCTGGCCTGGGAACGTGCGCCAGCTGGAAAACGTGGTTCGCCGACTGGCGCTGACGGCGCGGAGCGAGGAAATCGGTAAATCCGATGTTGCGGCGGCGCTGGGGCCGCAGACCGGGGCCGAACCCATGGTCAGTGGCGCAGTCAACGAAAAGCTATCCGAATCCGTGGCGCGCCACCTGCAACGCTATTTTGATCTGCATGGCGACATGTTGCCGCCGCCGGGGCTTTACGGACGGCTGCTGCGCGAAGTAGAGACGCCCCTGATCGAGATTGCGCTGGCTGCAACCGGCGGAAATCAGGCGAAATGCGCCGAATTGCTGGGCATCAACCGCAATACCCTGAGAAAGAAAATTACGGACCTTGATATTGAGGTGACACGGCGGCGCAAACTGATGTAA
- a CDS encoding CinA family protein yields MSVDVADLIARAAKAGVTIATAESCTGGMVAAALTDIPGSSAVLDRGYVTYSNDAKTQMIGVRPETLDAFGAVSEEVAREMAEGARARAGTTLAVSITGIAGPGGSEFKPEGRVCFGLSAEGRETHVETIEFGALGRPQVRAASRDHALSLLERVISH; encoded by the coding sequence GTGAGTGTTGATGTCGCCGATCTGATCGCCCGCGCCGCCAAGGCAGGCGTGACCATCGCCACCGCCGAAAGCTGCACCGGCGGTATGGTCGCAGCGGCCCTGACCGATATTCCGGGCTCATCGGCGGTGCTGGATCGTGGCTATGTCACCTATTCCAACGATGCCAAGACCCAGATGATCGGCGTGCGCCCGGAAACGTTGGACGCATTCGGCGCGGTGAGCGAGGAAGTCGCGCGGGAAATGGCCGAAGGTGCCCGCGCCCGCGCCGGAACCACCCTGGCCGTGTCGATCACCGGGATTGCCGGACCGGGCGGTTCTGAGTTCAAGCCCGAAGGCCGGGTCTGTTTTGGCCTCTCTGCCGAAGGGCGGGAAACTCATGTGGAGACCATCGAATTTGGCGCCCTAGGCCGCCCGCAGGTTCGCGCCGCCAGCCGGGATCATGCC
- the dusB gene encoding tRNA dihydrouridine synthase DusB, with translation MPFSLGTTSMTPPIALAPMAGITDRPFRDLVRSFGVGLTVSEMVASQEMVQAKPGVRERAELSADVENTAVQLAGREAHWMAEAARQVADRGARVIDINMGCPAKKVTNGYSGSALLKTPDHALSLIEAVVAAVDIPVTLKTRLGWDEDSLNAASVARRAEEAGIKMVTIHGRTRCQFYKGSADWAAIRAIKDAVDIPVLANGDITGTGAAHQALDQSGADGVMIGRGAQGKPWLLAEIAHDLWQTPKPDVPEGKQLLEMVSEHYQAMLSFYGIDLGTRVARKHLGWYMDAAGTGHVLRRAVLTERDPDQVLVLLEAALSEQTDEVAA, from the coding sequence TTGCCCTTCAGCCTCGGAACCACCTCTATGACACCGCCGATCGCACTCGCGCCGATGGCCGGAATCACGGACCGCCCGTTTCGGGATCTGGTCCGCTCCTTTGGCGTTGGGCTGACCGTGAGCGAGATGGTGGCCAGTCAGGAAATGGTGCAGGCCAAGCCCGGTGTGCGTGAGCGGGCCGAGCTGAGCGCGGATGTGGAGAATACGGCGGTTCAGCTGGCCGGACGCGAAGCCCATTGGATGGCGGAGGCCGCCCGGCAGGTTGCGGACCGGGGCGCGCGGGTTATCGATATCAACATGGGCTGCCCGGCCAAGAAGGTGACCAATGGCTATTCCGGCTCGGCGCTGTTGAAGACGCCCGATCACGCCTTGTCGCTGATCGAGGCGGTTGTGGCGGCGGTCGATATTCCGGTGACGCTGAAAACCCGCCTTGGCTGGGACGAGGACAGCCTCAACGCCGCTTCCGTGGCGCGGCGGGCCGAGGAGGCGGGTATCAAGATGGTGACTATCCACGGCCGCACCCGTTGCCAGTTCTACAAAGGATCTGCCGATTGGGCTGCGATCCGAGCCATCAAAGACGCGGTGGATATACCGGTTCTGGCCAATGGCGACATTACTGGCACGGGCGCGGCCCATCAGGCGCTGGACCAATCCGGCGCTGATGGCGTGATGATTGGCCGCGGCGCCCAGGGCAAGCCGTGGCTGCTGGCCGAGATCGCGCATGATCTTTGGCAGACGCCCAAGCCGGATGTCCCCGAAGGGAAACAGCTTTTGGAGATGGTTTCAGAGCATTATCAGGCAATGCTTTCTTTCTACGGCATCGATCTGGGCACCCGCGTCGCACGCAAACATCTGGGTTGGTACATGGACGCCGCAGGCACTGGCCACGTTCTGCGCCGTGCGGTTCTGACGGAGCGCGACCCAGATCAGGTTCTGGTTCTTCTTGAGGCAGCTTTGAGTGAGCAAACAGACGAGGTAGCAGCGTGA
- a CDS encoding sensor histidine kinase NtrY-like translates to MAQKSHLRGGFRTLAAFDRWRKTRKARNIGTLGLVLLGPILALVTFLIFGPLGHGASSMSLRLILLADMVYIMAIAALVLTQIVRLFAARRSKSAGSRLHLRLIGAFGFLALVPTVIVAIFAVLTVNVGLEGWFSQRVRQVIGSSLAAAEAYQVEQRRDLSEDGEALARYLDTSRSRSFFMNDAELRQVLSQGQLQIQRGLREAYVIDGVGDIRARGERSYEFDFEHPDPEQITEAAEQGMSIIQDWDNNEFRAIVRLNAFVDRFLYISRDVDGELLNLLDETQQTANLYQQLEKERGRVLFEFGLLYIGFALILILAAMWLGMWFAERLSGPVGRLTVAARRVGGGDLDVQVPEENGGDEISQLGQYFNRMTRELKQQRKTLLENTDQIERRRRLFDSVLSSVTSGVVGLDADGRVAFVNRSGERLLDWHGDRQSLALAVAVPEFGPLFETLTKDGAETAQDEIKVTRHGRLENLLVRMSQRRSDDGNLEGYVVAFDDVTDLVSAQRMAAWGDVARRIAHEIKNPLTPIQLSAERIKRKFAPKLGEENSDQLQAMTDVIVRQTNDLRRIVDEFSKFARMPEPERHEEDLVKLVQDAVVLQRTGQPDVTIAADLPNTVCCADLDATMIGQALTNLIKNAGEAIESLKKKGAPEDLDPQIRVALRRADKGGYEVTIADNGIGLPEDRARLFEPYVTTRNEGTGLGLPIVKKIIEEHGGTLTLEDAPVFEGQNHFGAMAVIRLPDAVRTAEANRNTVKVGLT, encoded by the coding sequence GTGGCGCAGAAGTCACATCTTCGTGGGGGATTCAGAACGCTCGCGGCGTTTGACCGGTGGCGGAAAACCCGGAAGGCGCGCAATATTGGCACCCTTGGCCTTGTCCTGCTGGGGCCGATTCTGGCTCTGGTGACGTTTCTGATCTTTGGTCCTTTGGGGCACGGCGCATCCTCTATGTCGTTGCGCCTGATTCTGCTGGCGGACATGGTCTACATCATGGCGATTGCCGCCTTGGTGCTGACCCAGATTGTGCGTCTGTTCGCGGCGCGCCGTTCCAAATCGGCTGGCTCCAGACTGCACCTGAGGCTAATCGGAGCCTTTGGGTTTTTGGCGCTGGTGCCCACGGTTATCGTCGCGATCTTTGCAGTATTGACGGTGAATGTTGGGCTTGAGGGCTGGTTTTCCCAGCGTGTTCGGCAGGTCATCGGCTCGTCGCTTGCGGCTGCGGAGGCCTATCAGGTGGAACAACGGCGTGACCTTTCCGAAGATGGCGAGGCGCTGGCGCGTTACCTAGATACCAGCCGCTCGCGTAGTTTTTTCATGAACGATGCAGAGCTGCGGCAGGTTCTGTCGCAGGGGCAGCTGCAGATCCAGCGTGGCCTACGCGAGGCCTATGTCATCGATGGCGTTGGCGATATCCGGGCGCGGGGCGAACGGTCCTACGAATTTGATTTCGAACATCCCGATCCCGAGCAGATCACCGAGGCGGCCGAGCAAGGAATGAGCATCATCCAGGACTGGGACAATAACGAGTTCAGGGCCATTGTGCGCCTGAACGCCTTTGTCGACCGGTTCCTGTACATCAGCCGCGATGTGGATGGTGAATTGCTGAACCTTCTGGATGAAACCCAGCAGACCGCGAACCTCTATCAACAGCTCGAGAAAGAGCGCGGTCGGGTGCTGTTCGAATTCGGCCTTTTGTACATCGGGTTTGCATTGATCCTGATCCTGGCGGCCATGTGGTTGGGCATGTGGTTTGCGGAACGTTTGTCCGGTCCTGTCGGTCGCTTGACCGTGGCCGCGCGCCGGGTCGGTGGCGGTGATCTGGACGTGCAGGTGCCGGAAGAGAACGGCGGTGACGAGATTTCCCAACTTGGCCAGTATTTCAACAGGATGACGCGGGAACTGAAACAACAGCGCAAGACCTTGCTGGAAAACACCGACCAGATTGAGCGCCGTCGCAGGCTGTTCGATTCGGTTCTCTCCTCAGTCACCTCCGGTGTCGTGGGGCTGGATGCCGATGGCCGGGTCGCCTTTGTGAATCGGTCCGGGGAACGTCTGCTGGATTGGCACGGGGACCGGCAATCGCTGGCGCTCGCCGTGGCCGTGCCGGAATTCGGCCCGCTGTTCGAAACCCTGACTAAGGATGGCGCGGAAACCGCGCAGGATGAGATCAAGGTGACGCGGCATGGCCGGTTGGAAAACCTGCTGGTGCGGATGTCGCAGCGCCGGTCCGATGATGGCAACCTAGAAGGCTATGTGGTGGCTTTTGACGACGTTACCGATCTTGTCAGCGCCCAGAGGATGGCCGCCTGGGGCGATGTGGCCCGGCGGATTGCCCATGAGATCAAGAACCCGCTGACCCCGATCCAGCTGAGTGCGGAGCGGATCAAGCGTAAGTTCGCGCCCAAGCTGGGCGAGGAAAACAGCGATCAACTGCAAGCCATGACCGATGTGATCGTGCGCCAGACCAACGATCTGCGCCGGATTGTCGATGAGTTTTCAAAATTCGCGCGCATGCCGGAACCAGAACGCCATGAAGAAGATCTGGTCAAGCTGGTGCAGGACGCGGTGGTGCTGCAGCGCACCGGCCAGCCGGATGTGACGATTGCGGCGGATCTGCCGAATACCGTGTGCTGTGCAGATCTGGATGCGACGATGATCGGGCAGGCGTTGACCAACCTGATCAAAAATGCCGGTGAAGCGATTGAAAGCCTGAAGAAAAAAGGCGCGCCCGAGGATCTGGATCCGCAAATTCGTGTGGCGCTGCGCCGGGCCGATAAAGGGGGATATGAGGTGACGATTGCCGATAATGGCATCGGCTTGCCAGAGGACCGCGCGCGGTTGTTTGAACCCTATGTAACCACCCGGAACGAAGGCACCGGGCTGGGATTGCCGATTGTGAAGAAGATTATCGAAGAACACGGCGGCACCCTGACGCTTGAGGATGCGCCGGTGTTCGAAGGACAGAACCATTTTGGAGCCATGGCGGTGATCCGCCTGCCAGACGCCGTACGTACGGCTGAGGCTAACAGAAATACAGTGAAGGTAGGTCTGACATGA
- a CDS encoding sigma-54-dependent transcriptional regulator: MSDILIVDDERDIRELISDILEDEGFATRKAANSEECMAEIGQEPPALLILDIWLKDSQMDGIDILKTVKRDNPEVPVVIISGHGNIEIAVAAIKQGAYDFIEKPFNIDQLMVVIRRAMETSRLRRENTDLRRKETGAAEMIGNSAAFRALVAQLDKVTKSNGRVMLTGPAGVGKDIAARYIHSNSARASAPFVTVNCASIEPERMEEVLFGRETADRGVEPGLLEQAHGGVVFFDEVADMPLGTQSKILRVLVDQQFQRVGGSENVRVDLRVISSTNKALEAEIEADRFRQELYHRLNVVPIAVPTLADRREDIPVLAEHFIRSFNEAQGLPLRELTDEAVALMQTMMWPGNVRQLKNLVERILILGDGNGPIEARDLPREEEKVEDEGRVVLSGALATLPLREAREAFEREYLLTQINRFGGNISRTASFVGMERSALHRKLKSLGVVTSNKAGARVAHVEQEEDMV, from the coding sequence ATGAGTGACATTCTGATCGTTGACGATGAGCGCGACATTCGCGAATTGATTTCCGATATCCTGGAAGATGAGGGGTTTGCCACGCGCAAGGCGGCGAACTCCGAGGAATGCATGGCCGAGATCGGGCAGGAGCCTCCGGCGCTGCTGATCCTAGATATCTGGCTCAAGGACAGCCAGATGGACGGCATCGACATCCTGAAAACCGTGAAGCGGGACAATCCCGAGGTACCGGTGGTGATCATCTCAGGCCACGGGAATATCGAGATTGCGGTCGCGGCGATCAAACAGGGTGCTTATGATTTCATCGAAAAGCCCTTCAATATCGATCAGCTGATGGTGGTGATCCGGCGGGCGATGGAGACTTCGCGCTTGCGCCGTGAGAACACCGATCTGCGCCGCAAGGAAACCGGAGCTGCCGAGATGATCGGCAATTCCGCAGCCTTCCGGGCGCTGGTGGCGCAGCTCGACAAGGTCACCAAATCCAATGGCCGTGTGATGCTGACGGGACCTGCAGGCGTGGGCAAGGATATCGCCGCGCGCTATATCCATTCCAATTCCGCCCGTGCCTCGGCTCCCTTCGTGACGGTGAACTGCGCCAGCATCGAGCCGGAGCGGATGGAAGAGGTTCTGTTTGGACGTGAAACCGCGGACCGCGGGGTTGAGCCGGGATTGCTGGAACAGGCGCATGGCGGCGTGGTGTTCTTTGACGAGGTCGCGGACATGCCGCTTGGCACTCAGTCAAAGATCCTGCGGGTGCTGGTTGATCAGCAGTTCCAGCGGGTTGGTGGATCCGAGAACGTGCGGGTCGATCTGCGGGTGATTTCTTCTACAAACAAGGCCTTGGAGGCAGAAATTGAAGCGGACCGTTTCCGGCAGGAGCTCTATCATCGGCTGAACGTGGTGCCGATTGCGGTGCCGACGCTCGCAGATCGGCGCGAGGATATTCCTGTTCTGGCCGAACACTTTATCCGCAGCTTTAATGAGGCGCAGGGCCTGCCACTGCGTGAACTGACGGATGAGGCGGTTGCACTGATGCAGACCATGATGTGGCCCGGCAACGTCCGCCAGCTGAAAAACCTGGTGGAGCGGATCCTGATCCTTGGCGATGGCAATGGCCCGATCGAGGCGCGCGACCTGCCGCGTGAAGAGGAAAAGGTCGAAGACGAGGGCCGCGTCGTCCTGTCCGGGGCCTTGGCGACGCTGCCGCTCCGCGAGGCTCGCGAGGCCTTTGAACGCGAATACCTGCTGACCCAGATCAACCGGTTCGGTGGCAATATCAGCCGCACGGCTTCGTTTGTGGGCATGGAACGCTCTGCCTTGCACCGCAAGCTGAAATCCCTTGGCGTTGTCACCTCGAACAAGGCTGGCGCGCGCGTCGCCCATGTGGAGCAGGAAGAAGATATGGTCTGA